A stretch of Amycolatopsis balhimycina FH 1894 DNA encodes these proteins:
- a CDS encoding aldehyde dehydrogenase family protein, whose product MTLLDSDDWQGRIFSSGWVQGSGEAYDSTEPATGKTLGRVGAAAPSDVDQAVARAQRVQAEWAALPYTERARVLRRAGQLFEEHQEEIAEWIVREAGTHPGFAAFQTSNGAAEECYEAAALAAAPYGEVLRSVEQRLSFSRRRPVGVVGVISPFNAPMVLAMRALAPALALGNAVVLKPDPRTAICGGVTIARVFEEAGLPEGVLHVLPGGADVGAALVDHPRVPVLAFTGSTRAGKAIAAAAAQRLKRVHLELGGNSALIILDDADLEKAASAGAFGSFHHAGQVCMASSRHLVHASVAGLYAELLVERANGAPVGDPASGPVAVGPMIDERQLLAAHAVVTDSVAAGARLAAGGTYEGLFYRPTVLTDVPLTARAYAEEIFGPVAPVVAFGDLDEAARLAADTEYGLSLGILTRDVAKGLALAERIPTGLVHINDQTVNDEATVPFGGVGESGNGSRHGGAAANLEAFTELQWVTVHGEIPAYPF is encoded by the coding sequence ATGACTCTTCTCGATTCCGATGACTGGCAGGGACGGATTTTCTCCTCCGGCTGGGTGCAGGGTTCCGGCGAGGCGTACGACTCGACCGAGCCGGCCACCGGCAAGACGCTCGGGCGGGTCGGCGCGGCGGCTCCGTCCGATGTGGACCAGGCGGTGGCCCGGGCGCAGCGGGTCCAGGCCGAATGGGCCGCGCTGCCGTACACAGAGCGGGCGCGGGTGCTGCGCCGGGCCGGGCAGCTCTTCGAGGAGCACCAGGAGGAGATCGCGGAGTGGATCGTGCGCGAGGCGGGCACGCACCCGGGCTTCGCGGCCTTCCAGACTTCCAATGGCGCGGCCGAGGAGTGCTACGAGGCGGCGGCGCTGGCTGCCGCGCCGTACGGTGAGGTGCTGCGCTCGGTCGAGCAGCGGCTTTCGTTCTCGCGCAGGCGCCCGGTCGGCGTGGTGGGCGTGATCTCCCCCTTCAACGCGCCCATGGTGCTGGCCATGCGCGCGCTCGCCCCGGCACTGGCCCTGGGCAACGCGGTCGTCCTCAAGCCGGACCCACGCACCGCGATCTGCGGCGGCGTCACCATCGCGCGCGTGTTCGAGGAGGCCGGTCTCCCCGAAGGCGTGCTGCACGTGCTGCCGGGCGGCGCGGACGTGGGCGCGGCGCTCGTGGACCACCCGCGCGTCCCGGTGCTCGCGTTCACCGGCTCGACCCGGGCGGGCAAGGCGATCGCCGCGGCCGCCGCGCAGCGGCTCAAGCGCGTGCACCTCGAGCTCGGCGGCAACTCCGCGCTGATCATCCTCGACGACGCGGATCTGGAGAAGGCAGCCTCCGCCGGAGCATTCGGGTCCTTCCACCACGCCGGACAGGTGTGCATGGCTTCCAGCCGGCACCTGGTGCACGCTTCGGTCGCCGGCCTGTACGCCGAACTGCTGGTCGAGCGCGCGAACGGCGCGCCGGTAGGCGACCCGGCGAGCGGCCCGGTCGCGGTGGGCCCGATGATCGACGAGCGGCAGCTGCTGGCCGCGCACGCCGTCGTCACCGACAGCGTGGCGGCCGGGGCGCGCCTGGCCGCCGGCGGCACCTACGAGGGCCTGTTCTACCGGCCGACCGTGCTCACCGACGTCCCGCTGACGGCCCGCGCCTACGCCGAGGAGATCTTCGGCCCGGTTGCGCCCGTGGTCGCCTTCGGTGACCTCGACGAGGCGGCCCGGCTCGCCGCCGACACGGAGTACGGGCTCTCCCTCGGCATCCTGACGCGGGACGTGGCCAAGGGCCTCGCGCTCGCCGAGCGCATCCCGACCGGTCTGGTCCACATCAACGACCAGACCGTCAACGACGAGGCCACCGTCCCGTTCGGCGGTGTCGGCGAGTCCGGCAACGGCTCCCGGCACGGCGGCGCCGCCGCCAACCTCGAGGCCTTCACCGAGCTGCAGTGGGTGACCGTGCACGGCGAAATCCCCGCCTACCCCTTCTGA
- a CDS encoding carotenoid oxygenase family protein yields the protein MHTDNKFLAGPFAPWAEENVAYDLEVDGQIPEDLAGALFRISANPRFAPLDLDRYHWWEGDGMVCGVYLRDGRAAYRTRWVETDSMRFEVEQGEAVYSGFANGGNPRPLPPGAPPAKNVANTNVGIFDDHLLVYFEGGLPYSMHPETLETYGTYDFHGGIDVLCTAHYKIDPSGGDMLFFAATGPRITWLRADAKTGTVIDIHSFDIGVPVLMHDFAVSENYAVFFVTPAQFRLDHIMQGKPGVVWDEKSLPHGVQIVLLDRRTHAVTWHEVGGSWANTHFYNAYEDSGRLIIDGHRITRLGTPADRLDAPPSAHSWFPPAIPHRWTVDLATGTAKEERVSGLAGEFPKINDDYTGRRHRYGYFVTTRGVSRDIMSDGLAKHDYLRDTTVVVEGPGPLTSPSEPVFVSRADAIGEDDGYLLSLWWNRETDLTELLVHDAADLIRQPLARVKLPSRVPFGFHGSWAGQATLDQAVARQNEG from the coding sequence GTGCACACCGACAACAAGTTCCTGGCCGGGCCGTTCGCTCCCTGGGCCGAGGAGAACGTGGCCTACGACCTGGAAGTCGACGGTCAGATCCCCGAAGATCTCGCCGGCGCGCTGTTCCGGATCTCCGCGAACCCCCGCTTCGCGCCGCTGGACCTCGACCGGTACCACTGGTGGGAGGGCGACGGCATGGTCTGCGGCGTCTACCTGCGCGACGGCCGCGCCGCCTACCGCACCCGCTGGGTCGAGACCGACTCGATGAGGTTCGAGGTCGAGCAGGGCGAAGCCGTCTACAGTGGATTCGCCAACGGCGGAAACCCGCGCCCGCTCCCGCCCGGCGCCCCACCGGCGAAGAACGTCGCGAACACGAACGTGGGCATCTTCGACGACCACCTGCTGGTCTATTTCGAAGGCGGGCTGCCCTACTCGATGCATCCCGAGACGCTGGAGACGTACGGCACGTACGACTTCCACGGCGGCATCGACGTTCTCTGCACCGCCCACTACAAGATCGACCCCTCCGGCGGCGACATGCTGTTCTTCGCCGCGACCGGGCCGAGGATCACGTGGTTGCGGGCGGACGCGAAGACCGGGACCGTGATCGACATCCACAGCTTCGACATCGGGGTTCCGGTGTTGATGCACGACTTCGCGGTCAGCGAAAACTACGCGGTCTTCTTCGTCACCCCGGCGCAGTTCCGGCTCGACCACATCATGCAGGGCAAGCCCGGCGTGGTGTGGGACGAGAAGTCGTTGCCGCACGGCGTGCAGATCGTGCTGCTGGACCGGCGCACCCACGCCGTCACGTGGCACGAGGTGGGCGGCAGCTGGGCCAACACGCACTTCTACAACGCGTACGAGGACAGCGGCCGGCTCATCATCGACGGGCACCGGATCACGCGGCTCGGCACGCCGGCCGACCGGCTGGACGCCCCGCCGTCGGCACACTCGTGGTTCCCGCCGGCGATCCCGCACCGATGGACCGTGGACCTGGCCACCGGCACGGCGAAGGAAGAGAGGGTCAGCGGGCTCGCCGGCGAGTTCCCGAAGATCAACGACGACTACACCGGACGGCGCCACCGGTACGGGTACTTCGTCACCACACGGGGTGTCTCGCGCGACATCATGAGCGATGGCCTGGCCAAGCACGACTACCTGCGGGACACCACCGTCGTCGTCGAGGGCCCCGGGCCGCTCACCAGCCCCAGCGAACCGGTCTTCGTCAGCCGGGCCGACGCCATCGGCGAGGACGACGGCTACCTGCTTTCGCTGTGGTGGAACCGCGAGACGGACCTGACGGAGCTGCTCGTCCACGACGCCGCGGACCTGATCCGCCAACCGCTGGCCAGGGTCAAGCTACCGAGCCGGGTCCCGTTCGGGTTCCACGGCTCCTGGGCCGGTCAGGCGACGCTCGACCAGGCCGTCGCACGGCAGAACGAGGGCTGA
- a CDS encoding VOC family protein, protein MSIVELGHTGFWVEDLAKMRDFYTRVLGLTVTDEDDELGIVFLSSRPEVEHHEFVLANGRTAPAGSLLTHQVSWRVDSLEAIVEYHQRFRAEGVQVQQEVTHGNAIGIYFFDPEGNRNEVYLRIDKDVRQPFRKSLNLDQDLEAILAEAERLLSDGGAAYQPVTTQPDPAR, encoded by the coding sequence ATGTCGATCGTTGAACTGGGCCACACCGGCTTCTGGGTGGAGGACCTCGCCAAGATGCGCGACTTCTACACGCGGGTGCTCGGCCTGACCGTGACGGACGAGGACGACGAGCTCGGCATCGTTTTCCTCTCGTCCCGCCCGGAGGTCGAGCACCACGAGTTCGTCCTGGCGAACGGTCGTACCGCTCCCGCGGGCTCGCTGCTCACCCACCAGGTCTCGTGGCGGGTGGACTCCCTGGAGGCCATCGTCGAGTACCACCAGCGGTTTCGGGCCGAAGGCGTCCAGGTGCAGCAGGAGGTGACCCACGGCAACGCCATCGGCATCTACTTCTTCGACCCCGAGGGCAACCGCAACGAGGTCTACCTGCGCATCGACAAGGACGTGCGCCAGCCGTTCCGGAAGTCGCTGAACCTCGACCAGGACCTCGAGGCGATCCTCGCCGAGGCCGAGCGGCTGCTGAGCGACGGCGGCGCCGCCTACCAGCCGGTGACCACGCAGCCGGATCCGGCCAGGTGA
- a CDS encoding FAD-dependent monooxygenase has translation MREEPDVDVIVVGAGPVGMTAAALLAAQGVSVIVLEVQAEPVAEPKAISIDDESLRTYQAAGIADRIMRIVVPGTGTVYFGHDGRRLFQASGPAPYRLGFPFKNPFAQPELEQVLRTVLTENPHVDLRFGSRVVNVTQDRHRVCAVTEVAGVARSVRARYLIAADGGRSTVRTLLGIDLTGRSYSDNWLVVDTLEDTRTERYAMHYGCPERPHVIVPGLDGRCRYEFALQGGEAEPGPDPGFALIERLLEPHRTIRPDQVQRAVVYRFNAVNADEWRRGNIFLMGDAAHMMPPFAGQGLNSGIRDAANLCWKLAGVLGGTLEEHLLSTYETERRPHVDATIRVSERLGRVVMTTSNRLATGRDRIIRRMLETDDGRNYLEQMRYRPANTVAAGLVRSGDLGAGTAVAQPRVFDAATSKVRMLDEPAGHGWTTIGVDVPAAAWTDAESVCAMTGARRLHVVVGQTLPTAMANARVLVDVDGGLVREFEPYRGRFLLVRPDRLIAASWTPGYGDDVRAWLGQWIDDKEKKCDSPATTTTTATPASAR, from the coding sequence GTGCGCGAAGAGCCGGACGTCGACGTGATCGTCGTCGGGGCCGGGCCGGTCGGTATGACGGCCGCGGCCTTGCTGGCGGCGCAAGGCGTGTCGGTCATCGTCCTGGAGGTGCAGGCCGAACCGGTCGCCGAGCCCAAGGCGATCAGCATCGACGACGAGTCGCTCAGGACCTACCAGGCGGCGGGGATCGCCGACCGGATCATGCGCATCGTCGTGCCGGGCACCGGCACCGTCTATTTCGGACACGACGGGCGCCGGCTGTTCCAGGCCTCCGGCCCGGCGCCGTACCGCCTCGGCTTCCCGTTCAAGAACCCGTTCGCCCAGCCGGAACTGGAGCAGGTGCTGCGCACCGTGCTGACCGAGAACCCGCACGTAGACCTGAGGTTCGGGTCGCGCGTCGTGAACGTCACCCAGGACCGGCACCGGGTCTGCGCCGTGACCGAGGTGGCGGGCGTCGCGCGCAGCGTCCGGGCGCGCTACCTCATCGCGGCGGACGGCGGGCGCTCGACCGTCCGCACCCTGCTCGGGATCGACCTGACCGGCCGGTCCTATTCGGACAACTGGCTTGTCGTGGACACCCTCGAGGACACCCGCACCGAGCGGTACGCGATGCACTACGGCTGCCCGGAAAGGCCGCACGTCATCGTGCCCGGCCTGGACGGGCGATGCCGCTACGAGTTCGCCCTTCAAGGCGGAGAGGCAGAGCCCGGCCCCGACCCCGGCTTCGCCCTGATCGAGCGCCTGCTCGAACCCCATCGGACCATCAGGCCGGACCAGGTGCAGCGGGCGGTGGTCTACCGGTTCAACGCGGTCAACGCCGACGAGTGGCGGCGCGGCAACATCTTCCTGATGGGCGACGCGGCCCACATGATGCCCCCCTTCGCCGGCCAGGGGCTCAACTCGGGAATTCGGGACGCGGCGAACCTCTGCTGGAAGCTCGCCGGGGTCCTCGGCGGCACCCTCGAGGAGCACCTGCTCTCGACGTATGAAACCGAGCGCCGACCGCACGTGGACGCCACCATCCGGGTCTCCGAGCGCCTCGGGCGCGTCGTGATGACCACGTCGAACCGGCTGGCGACCGGCCGGGACCGGATCATCCGCCGGATGCTCGAGACGGACGACGGGCGCAACTACCTGGAGCAGATGCGCTACCGGCCCGCCAACACCGTCGCCGCCGGGCTGGTGCGCAGCGGCGACCTCGGAGCCGGCACCGCCGTGGCCCAGCCGCGCGTGTTCGACGCCGCCACCAGCAAGGTCCGGATGCTGGACGAGCCGGCGGGCCACGGATGGACGACGATCGGCGTGGACGTTCCCGCGGCAGCGTGGACCGATGCCGAGTCCGTCTGCGCCATGACCGGTGCTCGACGCCTGCACGTCGTGGTCGGCCAGACGCTCCCCACCGCGATGGCGAACGCGCGCGTGCTCGTCGACGTGGACGGCGGCCTCGTGCGCGAGTTCGAGCCCTACCGCGGCAGATTCCTGCTCGTGCGCCCCGACCGGCTCATCGCAGCCTCATGGACTCCAGGCTACGGGGACGACGTCCGCGCATGGCTGGGCCAGTGGATTGACGACAAGGAGAAGAAATGCGACTCACCCGCTACTACGACGACAACGGCAACACCCGCATCGGCGAGGTGA
- a CDS encoding fumarylacetoacetate hydrolase family protein has product MRLTRYYDDNGNTRIGEVTDGIVTPLEGITTIDATTGIDRLASAARDEAGRFPFEERVLAPIADPRRVVCVGLNYLTHVDESKRELPTYPVLFTKFASALIGAHDDILLPPEAGQVDYEGELSVVIGRAGRRIPAKDATSHILGYSVANDVTMRDYQYKTHQWLQGKAWDNSTPLGPVVVTPDEVEIESRTLTTTLNGEVVQSSSLDRLIFSISELISTVSEFTNLEPGDVILTGTPGGVGYRRDPQLFLKDGDKVSVEVTGIGKIENRVVAETV; this is encoded by the coding sequence ATGCGACTCACCCGCTACTACGACGACAACGGCAACACCCGCATCGGCGAGGTGACCGACGGGATCGTCACTCCGCTGGAGGGCATCACCACGATCGACGCCACCACCGGCATCGACCGCCTGGCTTCGGCGGCACGCGACGAGGCCGGCCGGTTCCCGTTCGAGGAGCGGGTGCTCGCCCCCATCGCCGACCCGCGGCGGGTCGTGTGCGTGGGGCTCAACTACCTGACCCACGTCGACGAGTCAAAGCGCGAGCTGCCGACCTACCCGGTCCTGTTCACCAAGTTCGCCTCCGCACTGATCGGTGCGCACGACGACATCCTGCTCCCGCCGGAAGCCGGACAGGTGGACTACGAGGGCGAACTCTCCGTGGTGATCGGCCGGGCGGGCCGCCGCATCCCGGCGAAGGACGCCACTTCGCACATCCTCGGCTACAGCGTGGCCAACGACGTGACCATGCGCGACTACCAGTACAAGACACACCAGTGGCTGCAGGGCAAGGCCTGGGACAACTCGACCCCGCTCGGCCCGGTCGTCGTCACCCCGGACGAGGTCGAGATCGAGTCCCGGACACTGACGACCACGCTCAACGGCGAGGTCGTCCAGTCTTCCTCGCTGGACCGGCTGATCTTCTCGATCTCCGAGTTGATCAGCACCGTCTCGGAGTTCACGAACCTCGAGCCGGGCGACGTCATCCTCACCGGGACGCCCGGCGGCGTGGGATACCGGCGCGACCCCCAGCTGTTCCTCAAGGACGGCGACAAGGTCAGCGTCGAGGTCACCGGCATCGGCAAGATCGAGAACCGAGTCGTCGCGGAGACGGTCTGA
- a CDS encoding IclR family transcriptional regulator: MSGQVPSGEPAAASHYRERNSTADRALDILGLFCDTRLCVSAQEVAQALGTARSTAYRYVQSLVGAGFLEEAPAGGFRLGPRVLELGRLARRSYGLSDVALPIMLELCEKLGETVLLTRRAGAHAICLERVEADHPVRISYERGSTLPVNAGASALVLIAHLPPAESKVLLKRERLQQFTPRTLTKVEDLLARLESIRADGYCVARGELDENILGVAAPIVDASGAVTAAVSVAALETRVPDERLPEVVAAVVDAAARVSDRLALAG; the protein is encoded by the coding sequence ATGTCAGGACAGGTGCCGAGTGGTGAGCCCGCAGCTGCGAGCCATTATCGCGAACGCAATTCGACGGCCGACCGAGCCTTGGACATCCTGGGGTTGTTCTGCGACACCCGGCTGTGCGTCAGCGCCCAGGAGGTCGCGCAGGCGCTGGGTACCGCGCGGTCGACGGCATACCGTTACGTGCAGAGCCTTGTCGGAGCGGGTTTCCTCGAGGAAGCCCCGGCCGGCGGCTTCCGGCTCGGTCCGCGCGTGCTGGAGCTCGGCCGCCTCGCCCGGCGGAGCTACGGCCTCTCGGACGTGGCGTTGCCGATCATGCTCGAGCTCTGCGAGAAGCTCGGCGAGACGGTGCTGCTCACCAGGCGTGCCGGGGCCCATGCGATCTGCCTGGAGCGGGTGGAGGCCGATCATCCGGTCCGCATCTCGTACGAGCGGGGCAGTACCCTGCCGGTCAACGCGGGCGCATCGGCGCTCGTCCTGATCGCCCACCTGCCTCCCGCCGAAAGCAAGGTGCTGCTGAAGCGGGAGCGGCTGCAGCAGTTCACGCCGCGCACGCTCACCAAGGTCGAGGATCTGCTGGCGCGGCTCGAGTCGATCCGGGCCGACGGCTACTGCGTCGCGCGCGGGGAGCTGGACGAGAACATTCTGGGCGTCGCGGCTCCGATCGTCGATGCGAGCGGAGCGGTGACCGCGGCCGTCAGTGTGGCAGCCCTCGAGACCCGGGTCCCCGACGAACGGTTGCCCGAGGTGGTTGCTGCCGTGGTCGACGCCGCGGCCCGCGTCAGCGACCGGCTGGCCCTCGCCGGCTGA
- a CDS encoding MerR family transcriptional regulator → MRNGVPIGEAAAFVGVTVKTVRHYHKLGLVAEPERDSSGYRRYGSAELLRLVQSRTLAAAGVPLAEIGRLLDADAAGFAATLADVDRQLTARIDELITRRAILHRLTDGDRALLPDRAVALLARMHDIGFPADEVAATREGWVLAEALVPDGFDDYLTHFEHALEDTRLVTLTRQAAEAAAWEPDDPRIDELATAVADHYLANPALLKTVTGLQARTDAAPATR, encoded by the coding sequence ATGAGGAATGGGGTCCCGATCGGGGAGGCGGCGGCCTTCGTCGGCGTCACGGTGAAGACGGTGCGGCACTACCACAAGCTCGGCCTGGTCGCGGAGCCGGAACGCGACAGCTCCGGCTACCGGCGATACGGCTCGGCCGAACTGTTGCGGCTGGTGCAGTCCCGGACGCTGGCCGCCGCCGGGGTGCCGCTGGCCGAGATCGGACGCCTGCTCGACGCCGACGCCGCCGGATTCGCCGCCACGCTCGCCGACGTCGATCGGCAGCTCACCGCCCGGATCGACGAGCTGATCACGCGGCGCGCCATACTGCACCGGCTCACCGACGGCGACCGTGCGCTGCTGCCCGACCGCGCCGTGGCGCTGCTGGCACGGATGCACGACATCGGGTTCCCCGCCGACGAGGTAGCGGCCACCCGAGAAGGCTGGGTGCTGGCCGAGGCCCTGGTGCCCGACGGTTTCGACGACTACCTCACCCATTTCGAGCACGCCCTCGAAGACACCCGGCTCGTCACCCTGACCCGGCAAGCGGCCGAAGCCGCGGCCTGGGAACCGGACGACCCCCGCATCGACGAACTCGCCACCGCCGTCGCCGACCATTACCTCGCCAACCCCGCACTGTTGAAGACCGTCACCGGCCTGCAAGCCCGCACCGACGCAGCACCCGCTACACGCTGA